The Acanthochromis polyacanthus isolate Apoly-LR-REF ecotype Palm Island chromosome 2, KAUST_Apoly_ChrSc, whole genome shotgun sequence genome contains a region encoding:
- the mmp2 gene encoding 72 kDa type IV collagenase produces the protein MGSPTIFSCRRIVLKVFLLSFIAFQATNARPSPIIRFPGDDTTPKTDKEVALHYLNKFYGCPQDRCNLMVLKDTLKKMQKFFSLQETGEIDAKTVAIMKMARCGVPDVANYNFFHRKPMWQKKDITYRILGWTPDLDEEVINDAFFRAFKVWSDVTPLSFTRIMDGEADIMINFGRNEHGDGYPFDGKDGLLAHAFAPGPGIGGDSHFDDDEQWTLGEGQVVKVKFGNADGEFCKFPFSFMGTEYNSCTSQGRDDGFLWCSTTYNFDEDGKYGFCPHELLFTLGGNAEGAPCKFPFTFQGEKYDGCTTQGRDDGYRWCATTEDYDSDKTYGFCPETAMSTVGGNAEGSPCVFPFTFLGDTYDSCTSSGRSDGKMWCGTTKSYDDDRKWGFCPDQGYSLFLVAAHEFGHALGLEHSQDPGALMAPIYTFTKDFRLSQDDIKGIQELYGVPTDKPLPPTQGPVTPMDICKEPVVFDAVAQIRGETFFFKDRFLFRSVNFRSKPSGPMLVATYWPDLPVKIDAAYENPVEEKTVFFAGNEMWVYKADELEKGYPKRLSSLDLPTDLQQIDAAFNFRKNRKTYLFSGDKFWRYDEDKKKMDPGFPKLIADSWNGIPDDINSAFSLNGIDYSYFFKGNHYFKLEDSSLKIVKLGEITKDWLGC, from the exons ATGGGCTCTCCGACGATATTTAGTTGTCGTCGGATTGTTCTCaaagtgtttttgctttccttcATTGCCTTTCAAGCAACAAATGCTCGTCCTTCTCCTATTATTAGGTTTCCTGGAGACGatacaacccccaaaacagacaaagaagTTGCTCTG CACTATCTGAATAAGTTTTATGGATGCCCACAAGACAGATGCAACCTCATGGTGCTCAAGGACACCCTAAAGAAAATGCAGAAGTTCTTCTCCTTGCAAGAAACTGGAGAGATTGATGCCAAAACTGTGGCGATCATGAAAATGGCCCGCTGTGGCGTCCCAGATGTGGCCAATTACAACTTCTTCCACAGGAAGCCCATGTGGCAGAAGAAAGACATCACATACAG AATCCTGGGTTGGACTCCTGATCTGGATGAGGAAGTTATAAATGATGCTTTCTTCAGAGCCTTCAAAGTATGGAGTGATGTCACACCGCTCTCTTTCACACGCATCATGGACGGAGAGGCTGACATCATGATTAATTTTGGCCGCAATG AGCATGGAGATGGTTACCCCTTTGATGGAAAGGATGGCCTCTTGGCTCATGCTTTTGCCCCAGGGCCAGGAATTGGGGGAGACTCccattttgatgatgatgagcaGTGGACACTGGGAGAAGGCCAAG TGGTGAAGGTGAAGTTTGGTAATGCTGATGGAGAGTTCTGTAAATTCCCCTTCTCGTTCATGGGCACTGAGTACAATAGCTGTACGTCTCAGGGCCGTGATGACGGCTTCCTGTGGTGCTCCACCACTTACAACTTTGACGAAGATGGCAAATACGGATTCTGCCCTCATGAAT TGCTATTCACCCTGGGAGGAAATGCAGAGGGTGCTCCATGTAAATTCCCCTTCACCTTTCAAGGGGAGAAGTATGATGGATGCACCACTCAGGGCAGGGACGATGGTTACAGGTGGTGTGCCACTACTGAGGACTATGACAGTGACAAGACCTATGGCTTCTGCCCTGAAACTG CTATGTCAACGGTGGGAGGAAATGCAGAGGGAAGCCCCTGTGTCTTTCCTTTCACCTTTCTGGGAGACACCTATGATAGCTGCACCTCTTCTGGACGCAGTGACGGCAAGATGTGGTGCGGTACCACCAAGAGTTACGATGATGACCGCAAATGGGGTTTCTGTCCCGACCAAG GGTACAGTTTGTTCCTGGTGGCAGCACATGAATTTGGTCATGCTCTTGGTTTGGAGCACTCTCAAGACCCCGGAGCCCTGATGGCCCctatttatacttttactaaagacttcaGACTTTCTCAAGATGACATCAAAGGCATCCAGGAGCTCTATG GTGTGCCAACAGACAAGCCTTTGCCTCCAACCCAGGGTCCTGTCACTCCAATGGACATCTGTAAAGAGCCAGTTGTCTTTGATGCTGTAGCACAAATCCGAGGAGAGACCTTCTTCTTCAAAGACAG ATTCCTGTTCAGGTCAGTCAACTTCAGGAGCAAGCCCAGCGGCCCCATGCTCGTGGCCACCTACTGGCCCGACCTTCCTGTCAAGATAGATGCTGCCTATGAAAACCCGGTGGAggagaaaacagtcttcttcgcag GCAATGAGATGTGGGTTTACAAAGCTGATGAGTTGGAGAAAGGCTATCCCAAGAGGCTCTCCAGCCTTGACCTCCCCACTGACCTGCAGCAAATCGATGCTGCCTTCAACTTTAGGAAGAACAGGAAGACTTACCTGTTTTCTGGAGACAAATTCTGGAG ATATGACGAAGATAAGAAGAAGATGGACCCTGGCTTCCCTAAACTTATTGCAGACTCCTGGAACGGTATCCCAGATGACATCAACTCTGCCTTTAGTCTTAATGGCAttg ATTACAGTTATTTCTTCAAAGGCAACCACTATTTCAAACTAGAAGACAGCAGCTTGAAGATTGTCAAGTTGGGTGAAATCACAAAGGACTGGCTGGGTTGCTGA
- the lpcat2 gene encoding lysophosphatidylcholine acyltransferase 2, whose product MPPQRVFALPRQQSLLLPAVINPFVQDTKLSKAALIKCVLLGILLAPIRSIIAALVLMVTWPVSVIITFRYPLKGAVEPMTGWRRFLCRRVMAALGRAYYFCLGFRVVVKGKQATSSEAPILAVAPHSSFFDGIVCIVAGLPSTVSRVENLATPIFGRFVRCLQPVLVSRKDPDSRRNTIQEIEKRAKSGGHWPQVLIFPEGTCTNRSCLITFKLGAFIPGVPVQPVLMRYPNTLDTVTWTWQGFSSWTLLLLTLSQLYTTVEIEFLPPHIPTDEEKKSPPLFASRVRESMAQALGVPVTDHTYEDCRLMISAGELTLPMEAGLVEFTKISRKLNLKWDNVRKELEGFASMASSCKGGRITIEEFARFLKLPVNPVLEELFALFDRNGDGTIDFREYVIGVTILCRPANTEDVLRMAFQLFDTDEDEKITREEFTALLRSALGVSDLNMTKLFKEIDADCSGFITFSEFQAFATTHPEYAKLFTTYLELQRYQAIQEASPGELELAGQISSEEKQEDSTSDKKDD is encoded by the exons ATGCCGCCGCAGCGAGTGTTCGCCCTGCCGAGGCAGCAGTCTCTGCTCCTGCCTGCGGTCATCAACCCGTTTGTTCAAGACACCAAACTGTCCAAAGCTGCTTTAATTAAA TGCGTCCTGCTGGGAATCCTCCTGGCCCCTATTCGCTCCATCATCGCGGCCCTGGTTCTGATGGTGACATGGCCAGTGTCTGTCATTATAACCTTCAGGTATCCTCTGAAAGGAGCCGTGGAGCCAATGACAGGCTGGAGACG ATTTTTGTGCCGGAGGGTGATGGCTGCCTTGGGAAGAGCTTATTACTTCTGCCTGGGCTTCAGAGTGGTGGTCAAGGGGAAGCAGGCCACCAGCAGTGAGGCCCCCATCCTGGCTGTGGCCCCCCATTCCAGCTTTTTTGATGGGATTGTGTGCATTGTAGCCGGCCTGCCCTCCACCGTCTCCCGGGTCGAGAACTTGGCTACACCCATCTTTGGCA GGTTTGTGCGCTGTCTCCAGCCAGTGCTGGTGTCCAGAAAGGACCCGGACTCCAGGAGAAATACTATCCAAGAGATAGAGAAGAGAGCCAAATCTGGAGGCCACTGGCcacag GTTCTGATATTTCCAGAGGGGACATGTACAAATCGCTCATGTCTCATTACTTTCAAACTAG GTGCCTTTATCCCAGGGGTCCCTGTGCAGCCTGTGCTTATGAGGTACCCCAACACACTG GATACAGTGACTTGGACTTGGCAGGGTTTCAGCTC GTGGACGCTTCTGCTTCTAACACTGAGCCAGCTGTACACCACAGTCGAGATAGAG TTCCTGCCGCCGCATATCCCCACAGATGAGGAGAAGAAAAGCCCCCCTCTGTTTGCCAGCCGAGTGCGAGAAAGCATGGCTCA GGCTTTGGGAGTTCCAGTGACAGACCACACATACGAAGATTGCCGCCTAATGATCTCAGCTGGTGAGCTAACACTTCCCATGGAGGCTGGCCTGGTTGAGTTCACCAAAATCAGCCGCAAGCTCAA TCTGAAGTGGGATAATGTAAGGAAGGAACTGGAGGGTTTCGCATCCATGGCCAGCTCCTGTAAGGGAGGACGCATAACCATTGAGGAGTTTGCCAGATTTCTGAAGCTACCTGTCAACCCAGTCCTCGAGGAGCTGTTTGCATTGTTTGACAGG AACGGAGACGGCACCATTGACTTCAGAGAGTATGTCATCGGTGTGACCATCCTGTGTCGGCCAGCTAACACAGAAGATGTTCTACGGATGGCTTTCCAG CTGTTTGACACAGATGAGGATGAGAAAATCACCCGAGAAGAGTTCACTGCCCTGCTGCGCTCTGCTCTGGGTGTGTCAGATCTGAACATGACCAAACTCTTCAAGGAAATTGATGCTGATTGTTCTGGTTTCATCACCTTCA GTGAATTTCAAGCGTTTGCTACAACCCACCCGGAGTATGCAAAGCTCTTCACCACCTACCTGGAGCTTCAGAGATACCAAGCGATCCAGGAGGCGAGTCCAGGAGAACTGGAGTTGGCCGGTCAAATCAGttcagaggaaaaacaagaagacaGCACCTCTGATAAAAAAGACGACTGA